A part of Lacibacter sp. H407 genomic DNA contains:
- a CDS encoding DUF4983 domain-containing protein, producing MIRLKYLKVLFLFAGAGFIAASCNKSFPNPLETTAGGNAATVVNPKTLVIVVDGAVGTQVQVSNPPVLNSLVDYSIFSWDALSDYDNVNVTNELGWSNLFTGVKVNKHNVTGANFTGNRFADYPSLFTRLKQQRPGMRTTAFFSSNGIAGELAADATKHESFNENDAAVKEAVKAELNTQNPDLVLAQFHAVDKAGVASSYTVGSTTYKDAILQTDAYIGEILTALRNRPSFKSENWMVIITSNKGSNTVYNPSGSWSAFEDTRHNTFFFCFNPRFNSKGLSKPGALIPYTGTAPLFSGTLAQNRRAKVLDGGSAFDIGSTGEMTISCKVKIPVGNYYYPAIVSKRASFSGGVVGWVFFLEANYWMVNIGQTSLGNRQIRGHVIADGQWHTLTVVIRKEGAARNVYTYTDGVLYNTGISAATRDITSYGNLNSPQPLTIGNLPPDNVTGLSNYHITDIRYFNVALPDSYIANTYCTTSIEPSSQYYNNLVGFWPGFPVINDNGVFKMQDASPFGRAFTLEAYSPGSFNDLNANVCPPVSEPVYKTVPNSVDVATQIYAWFGITVPAAWGLDGKNWIPTYSDVSGG from the coding sequence ATGATACGTCTGAAATATCTAAAGGTTTTATTTCTCTTTGCCGGAGCAGGATTTATAGCAGCAAGCTGCAATAAATCATTTCCCAATCCTTTGGAAACAACTGCAGGTGGAAATGCTGCAACAGTTGTTAATCCAAAAACATTGGTGATCGTAGTTGACGGTGCAGTAGGTACACAGGTGCAGGTATCGAACCCGCCCGTGCTTAACAGCCTTGTAGATTATTCCATCTTTTCATGGGATGCATTGAGCGATTATGATAACGTAAATGTTACAAATGAATTAGGTTGGTCGAACCTGTTTACCGGCGTAAAAGTAAATAAGCACAATGTTACCGGTGCAAATTTTACCGGTAACCGTTTTGCAGATTATCCTTCGTTGTTTACAAGACTCAAGCAACAAAGGCCCGGCATGCGAACAACTGCGTTCTTTTCATCAAATGGTATTGCCGGTGAACTGGCAGCAGACGCTACAAAACATGAATCGTTCAATGAAAATGATGCAGCGGTAAAAGAAGCAGTGAAAGCTGAATTGAATACACAAAACCCTGACCTGGTGCTGGCACAATTTCATGCGGTTGATAAAGCAGGTGTAGCATCATCGTACACAGTTGGTTCAACAACTTATAAAGATGCGATCTTACAAACCGATGCATACATTGGTGAAATATTAACTGCTCTCAGAAACCGTCCATCATTCAAATCAGAAAACTGGATGGTGATCATTACTTCAAACAAAGGAAGCAATACAGTTTACAATCCATCCGGCTCATGGTCTGCGTTTGAGGATACACGACATAATACGTTTTTCTTTTGCTTTAACCCACGCTTTAACAGCAAAGGATTATCAAAGCCCGGTGCATTGATTCCGTACACAGGAACGGCGCCATTGTTTTCAGGTACACTCGCACAAAATCGCAGAGCGAAAGTATTGGATGGAGGATCGGCATTTGATATTGGATCAACAGGGGAAATGACGATTTCATGTAAAGTAAAGATACCGGTCGGGAATTACTACTATCCTGCGATCGTATCAAAACGTGCATCTTTTTCCGGCGGAGTTGTTGGATGGGTGTTTTTTCTGGAAGCTAACTATTGGATGGTGAACATTGGACAAACAAGTTTAGGAAACCGCCAGATTCGTGGGCATGTAATTGCCGATGGTCAATGGCATACACTTACCGTTGTAATAAGAAAAGAAGGCGCTGCCAGAAACGTTTATACCTATACTGATGGTGTTCTTTATAACACAGGTATTTCTGCAGCTACAAGAGATATTACCAGTTATGGAAATCTCAACAGTCCTCAACCGCTTACAATCGGAAATCTTCCTCCAGATAATGTAACAGGGCTCAGCAATTATCATATAACGGATATCAGGTATTTCAACGTGGCCTTGCCCGACAGCTATATTGCAAATACGTATTGTACAACAAGCATTGAACCATCCAGTCAGTATTATAATAATCTTGTTGGTTTCTGGCCAGGCTTCCCTGTTATCAATGATAATGGTGTGTTTAAAATGCAAGACGCAAGTCCGTTCGGTCGTGCTTTCACACTTGAAGCTTATTCTCCGGGCAGCTTTAATGATCTCAATGCAAATGTTTGTCCTCCTGTTAGCGAACCTGTTTACAAAACAGTTCCAAACTCGGTGGATGTAGCAACGCAGATCTATGCATGGTTTGGAATTACGGTACCTGCTGCATGGGGATTAGATGGAAAAAACTGGATTCCGACCTACAGCGATGTAAGTGGAGGTTAA
- a CDS encoding DUF5008 domain-containing protein — translation MTIKNRQVSLAAISCFLVAVLLSSCSKQKVEPSEVYPAPPPVLVKFLDGGPYPAIGSEGSIVKFNVNGLKGKEGQFKFFVHLTEAEIITVEENAITVKVPLGASTGAANVLINGQYYFGPTFVIKGKLSIDASFNPDAYVSDGAINGIFLRSDNTSYFLYGRFSNYQNSATVANPITGMAIVDLNCAYKAVADQMKVGKTGVAGSLTSVIQQPTGQYLIGGAFSSYDTTNGINNITRLTSAGVLETQIVDIINPDPVNFPNDGTATVASLNGGTSGGGITKMFFNSTTGDITLIGNFSSHVSTFYERSTKTGPFVDLVKVRQLIRMKSTGAFDSSFNFNFATKEGYEGGNGFIYDAVQLNDGKIILAGNFTTFNGTTTNYITRINPANGLVDATFNQGGVGADGPINKIRYNATTNKILLVGDFKKYNGQDANGVVMINPDGSTDATFKFGRATGGIPTFAAQLNNGKIIVAGSFSHYNYNYLTTPDKSIVRPGFMVLESNGELALGYNNTGLFRGTINDLVQIVINGTPGVILVGDFDRFDGKTVGDIVKIRMEN, via the coding sequence ATGACAATAAAGAACAGGCAGGTAAGCCTTGCAGCAATCAGTTGTTTTCTTGTAGCTGTACTTTTAAGTTCATGCTCAAAACAAAAGGTAGAGCCTTCGGAAGTATATCCCGCCCCACCCCCTGTATTGGTAAAGTTTCTGGATGGTGGTCCTTATCCTGCCATTGGCAGTGAAGGTTCCATTGTAAAATTTAATGTGAACGGTTTGAAAGGAAAGGAAGGACAGTTTAAGTTTTTCGTTCATCTTACCGAAGCAGAAATTATAACAGTTGAAGAAAATGCAATTACAGTAAAGGTTCCGTTAGGAGCAAGTACAGGTGCTGCCAATGTGCTCATCAACGGACAATACTACTTCGGACCAACATTTGTGATCAAAGGAAAACTTTCCATTGATGCTTCCTTTAATCCAGATGCATATGTTTCAGATGGTGCGATCAATGGTATTTTTCTGCGTTCTGATAATACTTCCTATTTTCTGTACGGACGTTTTTCTAACTACCAAAACAGTGCTACCGTAGCGAATCCGATTACAGGTATGGCAATTGTTGATCTCAACTGTGCATACAAAGCTGTAGCCGATCAAATGAAGGTTGGCAAAACGGGTGTTGCAGGAAGTTTAACAAGTGTAATTCAACAACCCACCGGTCAATACTTGATCGGAGGCGCTTTCAGCAGTTACGATACTACCAATGGCATCAACAATATTACCCGTTTAACATCAGCCGGTGTATTGGAAACGCAGATTGTTGACATCATTAATCCAGACCCGGTCAATTTTCCAAATGACGGAACGGCAACAGTGGCATCTCTGAATGGAGGAACATCCGGTGGTGGTATTACAAAAATGTTTTTCAATTCAACAACAGGTGATATTACCCTGATAGGAAATTTCTCAAGTCATGTAAGTACGTTTTATGAGCGCTCAACCAAAACAGGTCCGTTTGTGGATCTGGTGAAAGTGCGTCAGTTGATTCGCATGAAATCAACCGGTGCATTTGATTCTTCATTCAATTTCAATTTTGCAACGAAGGAAGGTTACGAAGGCGGTAATGGATTTATTTATGATGCCGTGCAGTTGAACGATGGAAAGATCATTCTTGCAGGAAATTTTACAACGTTTAACGGAACAACCACAAACTATATCACACGCATTAATCCGGCAAACGGATTGGTAGATGCTACGTTTAATCAAGGCGGAGTTGGTGCTGATGGCCCAATCAATAAGATCAGATATAATGCAACTACCAATAAAATTTTACTTGTTGGTGATTTCAAGAAATACAATGGACAGGATGCAAATGGTGTTGTGATGATCAACCCTGATGGTTCAACAGACGCAACGTTCAAGTTTGGACGGGCAACAGGTGGTATACCAACTTTTGCTGCACAGTTAAACAATGGAAAAATTATTGTTGCCGGCAGCTTTAGTCATTACAACTACAATTATTTGACTACACCCGATAAATCAATTGTTCGTCCCGGTTTTATGGTGCTTGAAAGTAACGGTGAATTGGCGTTGGGTTACAACAACACCGGATTATTCAGAGGAACCATCAATGATCTGGTACAGATCGTTATTAACGGAACACCTGGTGTAATACTGGTAGGAGATTTTGACAGGTTCGATGGTAAGACAGTTGGAGACATTGTAAAAATCCGTATGGAAAACTAA
- a CDS encoding RagB/SusD family nutrient uptake outer membrane protein, with protein MKRIISILTVTTILLFGSGCKKYLSLDPPNALSGNNFWKTRTDLENYTNGMYELLRKSVARLDMKASAGSFNFPFFAFSGDLRGGMAKENTELNWGRTYIGNLSNNNINALFVDAPSGGNNWYRVFNMIRFSQWDNFYKVIAAANIAVDRVDGVPDPSLTTEERKQYKAEAIFIRNMAYFLMVRQWGDVAYYTDAYHSAPLKRMPMVEVLKKCREDLMAVKDDLPWTYKDPVFVAVRGMKGSALALLMHINMWLAAFDTGNEKGYYEAVDVLGDELYNDNEGAYALLPLERNGEIFKGRSKEGLFEVPQNANYGESFGWSYYYDLVYYDRLNPDPSHPYISYDTKFMETIYPVGQADKRTDYWFDVTTMYSGNRTFKMLKFFVNRDPNSVDGTSFDASQIIFRYTDAILLHAEALANLGNEAKAKDKVNIVRERAAAVPLTSTGADLKTDIFYERCRELLGEGHYWFDVVRTKRIIDPTYKFGYHCTVEQFKAGAWTWPIHPSALVNNPGMTLNNYWQ; from the coding sequence ATGAAACGTATTATCAGCATACTTACAGTTACAACAATACTTCTGTTTGGCAGCGGTTGTAAAAAATATTTAAGTCTTGATCCACCCAATGCGCTTTCAGGAAATAATTTCTGGAAAACAAGAACTGATCTTGAAAACTATACCAATGGTATGTATGAGCTGCTGCGCAAATCTGTTGCAAGGCTCGACATGAAAGCCTCTGCAGGTTCATTCAACTTTCCCTTCTTTGCTTTCTCCGGCGATTTGAGAGGTGGTATGGCGAAAGAGAACACCGAATTGAACTGGGGGCGTACTTACATTGGTAATTTATCAAACAATAATATTAATGCACTTTTTGTTGATGCGCCAAGTGGTGGTAATAACTGGTATCGTGTATTTAATATGATCCGTTTCAGCCAGTGGGATAATTTTTATAAAGTGATCGCTGCGGCTAATATTGCGGTTGATCGTGTTGATGGCGTACCCGATCCTTCATTAACTACGGAAGAGAGAAAGCAATACAAAGCAGAAGCGATCTTCATCCGCAACATGGCTTATTTCCTGATGGTTCGTCAGTGGGGTGATGTTGCTTACTATACAGATGCTTACCACAGTGCACCATTGAAACGTATGCCAATGGTGGAAGTATTAAAAAAATGCCGGGAAGATTTGATGGCTGTAAAAGATGATCTGCCATGGACGTATAAAGATCCGGTGTTTGTGGCTGTGCGTGGCATGAAAGGATCGGCTCTTGCATTGTTAATGCATATCAACATGTGGCTTGCTGCATTTGATACAGGGAATGAAAAAGGATATTACGAAGCTGTAGATGTATTGGGCGATGAGCTGTATAACGATAACGAAGGTGCGTATGCGTTGTTGCCATTGGAACGTAATGGTGAAATTTTTAAAGGCCGTTCAAAAGAAGGTTTGTTTGAAGTGCCACAGAATGCAAACTATGGCGAATCATTTGGCTGGTCGTACTACTATGATCTTGTTTATTATGATCGGTTGAATCCGGATCCCAGCCATCCTTATATCAGTTACGATACCAAATTCATGGAAACCATTTATCCGGTTGGACAGGCTGACAAACGAACTGATTACTGGTTTGATGTTACAACCATGTACAGTGGTAACAGAACCTTTAAAATGCTGAAGTTTTTTGTGAACCGTGATCCGAATTCGGTTGATGGTACTTCGTTTGATGCAAGCCAGATCATTTTCCGCTATACCGATGCAATTCTGTTACATGCAGAAGCATTAGCAAATCTTGGCAACGAAGCAAAAGCAAAAGACAAAGTAAATATTGTGCGTGAAAGAGCTGCTGCTGTTCCATTAACCAGTACAGGTGCCGATTTAAAAACAGATATTTTTTATGAACGCTGCAGGGAGTTATTGGGCGAAGGTCATTATTGGTTTGATGTGGTACGCACAAAACGCATCATCGATCCAACATATAAGTTCGGTTACCATTGCACGGTAGAACAATTTAAAGCAGGTGCATGGACATGGCCTATTCATCCATCGGCATTGGTCAATAATCCCGGTATGACATTAAATAATTACTGGCAATAA
- a CDS encoding SusC/RagA family TonB-linked outer membrane protein — protein sequence MRLLPCIGIMALALLFAVNAKAQNKITVKGVVKDNAQQTAMQGVTVSTTKPSKTIATTDANGAFTVTIDAGTELVFSHSGYTASRKTFLSSTSSVEISLSVKDNTMQEVVIQGFRQKTKETATGSSTVINGKALQDVPVSNVVELLQGKVAGLNVQNNSGSPGGMGTINLRGISSINISSDGFLTPTSPLFVIDGVPVDVNTNFEYGFQSGGSGINPLALIPPEDIEQMEVLRDAAATSVYGARAAYGVIIVTTRRGKSKVPIVQYSSSYFVKSPPRLREVLGGKEERLFRIRTILDYDTSATAAQALINQTPFLSDSLNPYYNNSTNWQDYFFRSTSNQQHNLSIRGGDDRFNYKTNLNYYQENGIVQNTGFKRYGLSMNAQYAPTNQLRVQMNLSSQLGQKQNGSGVGLIQTGLASGGSASSLLPSPSLFSENNSALATARVTNNNKTANILTSLDISYEPVRGLRVGNLLSYNFNSGTEDRFTPSFLSNGSSQSFSFNSRSYQLNNRSNINFTKSINNLHNFNAFVFNEITSNGFRANAVRLVRTANDQITGPIGYGWAATRGGTLDNIFERRQHGYGGSFSYNFDRKYVIDFNFRFDGLSNIGSKQPYSKNPAVSARWNFNREKWLEKVSWLSYGSAKVSWGRNIKPTGDIFDTYGRYIVGLPYNNNPTVTIDYSTVPNENFLPETQTQTNAGLELGLFNNALQLTYETYYRSIDNQIMEIELANTSGFAELQTNAVSLVNYGMEWSATVRMFKQSKPFQWTVAVNGAFNREILTKLPDNLRQIRKEIKDNGSDVPVIYRIGRNAISNLIYHTQGVYSSTSDVPVNIATGRRQQLGSGMGYYFQGGDPRWTDVNGDYIIDEKDLLPIGNPIPKVIGGILSQMQYRNFQLNINASYTLFRDLLNASLAQTMQNFGNPAAIGPNGERLLPGALVPIDEYNYWKPSPGDKGTGTVNAQYPNPFDFRRARVMQPFRSNQTLFLEDGSYWKINNIVLAYNLDRKFISRFKMTSCRFTLTANNVFTFSNYSGPDPELVTQLGRDNSGGYPNARSYAVGLNVQF from the coding sequence ATGAGATTGTTACCCTGTATCGGGATAATGGCACTTGCACTTCTTTTTGCTGTGAATGCGAAGGCACAAAACAAGATAACTGTGAAAGGTGTTGTAAAAGACAATGCACAGCAAACAGCTATGCAGGGTGTAACAGTATCTACTACCAAGCCTTCCAAAACAATTGCAACTACAGATGCAAATGGTGCGTTTACAGTAACCATTGATGCAGGAACTGAACTTGTGTTTTCGCACTCAGGTTATACAGCTTCACGCAAAACATTTCTCTCAAGTACTTCATCCGTTGAAATATCACTTTCTGTAAAGGATAACACCATGCAGGAAGTAGTGATCCAGGGCTTCCGTCAAAAAACAAAAGAAACTGCAACCGGATCAAGCACCGTTATCAATGGTAAAGCATTACAGGATGTTCCTGTATCGAATGTGGTGGAACTGTTGCAGGGTAAAGTGGCCGGATTGAACGTACAGAATAACTCAGGTTCTCCGGGTGGTATGGGCACCATTAACTTACGTGGTATATCAAGTATCAACATCAGCAGTGATGGTTTCTTAACACCCACATCTCCTTTGTTTGTGATAGATGGTGTTCCGGTTGATGTAAATACAAATTTTGAATATGGATTTCAAAGTGGTGGCTCAGGTATCAATCCATTGGCATTGATACCGCCGGAAGATATTGAACAGATGGAAGTGTTGCGTGATGCAGCAGCAACATCTGTATACGGAGCAAGAGCAGCGTACGGTGTTATTATTGTTACCACAAGAAGAGGTAAATCAAAAGTACCGATTGTACAATACTCATCCAGCTACTTTGTAAAATCACCTCCACGTTTACGTGAAGTACTTGGTGGTAAGGAAGAACGTTTGTTCCGTATACGTACCATTCTTGATTATGATACTTCTGCTACAGCAGCACAGGCGCTGATCAATCAAACCCCGTTTTTATCCGATAGCCTTAATCCTTACTACAACAACTCTACCAACTGGCAGGATTATTTTTTCCGTTCTACTTCTAACCAGCAGCACAACCTAAGCATACGTGGTGGTGATGACCGTTTCAACTACAAAACCAACCTGAACTATTACCAGGAAAATGGGATTGTGCAGAATACAGGATTTAAACGTTATGGTCTCAGCATGAATGCACAATATGCACCTACCAATCAGTTGCGTGTACAAATGAATCTTTCAAGCCAGCTTGGACAAAAACAAAACGGTAGCGGTGTAGGGTTGATACAAACAGGGTTGGCAAGTGGCGGATCAGCTTCTTCCTTACTTCCATCACCATCATTGTTCTCTGAAAATAACAGTGCCCTTGCTACAGCAAGAGTTACCAATAATAATAAAACAGCAAATATTCTTACCAGTCTTGATATTTCATACGAGCCGGTAAGAGGACTTCGTGTTGGCAACCTGCTCAGTTACAATTTTAATTCAGGTACAGAAGACAGGTTTACACCATCGTTTCTCAGCAATGGTTCATCACAGTCATTTAGTTTTAACAGCAGGTCCTATCAGTTAAACAATCGTTCGAATATAAATTTTACAAAGAGTATAAATAATCTGCACAATTTTAATGCGTTTGTATTTAATGAGATCACTTCAAATGGGTTTCGTGCAAATGCTGTTCGGTTAGTTCGTACCGCAAATGATCAGATAACAGGACCTATCGGTTATGGATGGGCAGCTACACGTGGAGGTACATTAGATAATATTTTTGAAAGAAGACAGCATGGTTATGGCGGATCTTTTTCATACAACTTCGATCGTAAATATGTAATTGATTTCAATTTCCGTTTTGATGGGTTATCAAATATTGGTTCGAAACAACCTTATTCAAAAAATCCTGCTGTGAGTGCACGCTGGAACTTTAACCGGGAAAAATGGCTGGAAAAAGTTTCCTGGTTAAGTTATGGGTCTGCAAAGGTTTCGTGGGGACGTAACATTAAACCTACCGGCGACATATTTGATACCTATGGCCGATACATTGTTGGTTTACCGTACAACAACAACCCAACTGTAACCATCGACTATTCTACTGTTCCGAATGAAAACTTTTTACCGGAAACACAAACACAAACAAATGCCGGTTTGGAATTAGGTCTTTTCAACAACGCTTTACAACTTACATATGAAACATACTACCGGTCTATTGATAACCAGATCATGGAAATTGAACTGGCCAATACAAGTGGTTTTGCTGAGTTGCAAACAAATGCTGTGAGTTTGGTAAACTATGGTATGGAGTGGTCGGCAACAGTACGTATGTTCAAACAAAGCAAACCCTTTCAGTGGACAGTTGCAGTGAACGGAGCTTTTAACCGTGAAATACTCACTAAGCTGCCCGATAATCTCCGCCAGATAAGGAAAGAGATAAAAGATAATGGAAGCGATGTGCCGGTTATTTATAGAATAGGACGTAATGCAATCTCCAATCTCATTTATCATACACAAGGTGTTTATAGCAGCACGTCGGATGTGCCCGTAAACATTGCAACAGGAAGGCGTCAACAGTTGGGCTCAGGTATGGGTTATTATTTTCAGGGAGGCGATCCACGCTGGACCGATGTAAACGGCGATTACATCATTGATGAAAAAGATCTGTTGCCAATTGGTAATCCCATTCCAAAAGTGATCGGAGGAATTCTTTCACAAATGCAGTATCGAAACTTCCAGTTAAATATTAATGCATCCTACACGCTGTTTCGTGATCTGCTGAATGCTTCGCTGGCGCAAACCATGCAAAACTTTGGAAACCCCGCAGCCATCGGACCTAATGGCGAACGTTTATTGCCCGGTGCATTGGTGCCGATTGATGAATACAATTACTGGAAACCATCTCCAGGAGATAAAGGAACCGGTACAGTAAATGCTCAATATCCAAATCCATTCGATTTCAGAAGAGCACGTGTAATGCAACCATTCCGTTCAAATCAAACCTTGTTCCTTGAAGATGGTTCGTACTGGAAAATCAACAACATCGTATTGGCGTACAACCTAGATCGAAAATTCATTTCACGTTTTAAGATGACTTCGTGCAGGTTTACATTAACGGCCAACAATGTATTTACATTTTCAAATTACAGCGGTCCCGATCCTGAATTGGTTACACAGTTGGGAAGAGATAACTCCGGTGGTTATCCCAACGCTAGGAGCTATGCAGTTGGTTTAAATGTTCAGTTTTAA
- a CDS encoding DUF5007 domain-containing protein, whose translation MNKSIKNLVHSRRYYLVAVVVVLAVSACKKYLPKERETVGADSQYTIDTYQPVLGRTTFFTDNFYQGSTTYPSDFKIVNPRRRNGDPAPELTDVFPVLVWKKAYTGNEQSVAEIEAKREKQYRTLLEIGPHSGALTLWAEAKSAFIRSQPDSGYLFDVELSNSGGRRFYRNLKLMPLKERPYEPSNYNSSTGQPTTNGVYASAILNIKGANTNRYLSYNDIDVYIRKIEKAGVPATNTLTFRFLDTLYNPIDPARFSLTDWDNLVHGFEKTMTTTGVTYKMAYPIPAVEIPTRYTSSDGRRARAVFGYSRIGFNGAREYALLGLDFAIYEAGDWEIVFAFKNDNPKFIND comes from the coding sequence ATGAACAAGAGCATAAAAAATTTAGTACATAGCCGCCGTTATTATCTGGTAGCAGTTGTAGTGGTGCTGGCAGTAAGTGCCTGCAAAAAATACCTGCCGAAAGAACGGGAAACAGTTGGTGCCGATTCGCAATACACCATTGATACCTATCAACCGGTGCTAGGCCGCACTACTTTCTTTACTGATAATTTCTATCAAGGCAGCACTACATATCCATCCGATTTCAAGATCGTGAACCCACGCAGAAGAAATGGTGATCCTGCACCTGAGCTTACCGATGTTTTTCCTGTGCTTGTTTGGAAAAAAGCATACACCGGCAATGAGCAATCAGTTGCCGAAATTGAAGCGAAGCGTGAAAAACAATATCGTACACTACTTGAAATAGGGCCACACTCTGGTGCATTAACATTGTGGGCTGAAGCGAAATCAGCTTTTATCAGATCACAACCCGATTCCGGTTATTTGTTTGATGTGGAACTATCGAACTCAGGTGGTCGTAGATTCTATCGCAATCTAAAACTGATGCCATTGAAAGAGCGTCCCTATGAACCATCAAATTATAATTCATCAACTGGTCAGCCAACAACAAACGGCGTATATGCTTCTGCAATTTTAAATATCAAAGGTGCAAATACAAACCGCTATCTCTCTTACAACGATATTGATGTATATATCCGCAAAATTGAAAAAGCGGGTGTACCTGCAACCAATACATTGACCTTCCGTTTTTTGGATACGTTATATAATCCGATCGATCCTGCAAGGTTTTCTCTAACCGATTGGGATAATCTCGTGCATGGGTTTGAAAAAACAATGACCACAACCGGTGTTACTTATAAAATGGCATATCCAATTCCTGCTGTTGAAATACCAACACGCTACACATCATCCGACGGGCGACGTGCAAGAGCTGTCTTTGGTTATTCCCGCATAGGTTTTAATGGCGCAAGAGAATATGCATTACTGGGACTCGACTTCGCTATTTATGAAGCCGGCGATTGGGAGATCGTGTTTGCATTCAAAAACGATAATCCAAAATTTATCAACGATTAA
- a CDS encoding fasciclin domain-containing protein, whose product MSFIRKNYLLIAAGVLIVIALTSCSKTDKAYYDYKNTAGVFKGTTYEYLSAQTGLYDSLLFVASRLTGLTDVLKTGNVTLFAANNRSFELALFNINQARKDSIPAMPQVSLATIDSATLDTIVCRYIIPGLQHTDSLKGFTDGKLYTSYRHNYNMQLQYVATNASGYVGGGPKAISFSDPRNSIFTRNWVRVNTITVDIKTSNGMVHLLPPGHDFGFGNDFIKRVNKR is encoded by the coding sequence ATGAGTTTTATCAGAAAAAATTATTTGTTGATTGCAGCAGGCGTGTTGATCGTAATAGCATTAACAAGCTGCAGCAAAACCGACAAAGCTTATTACGATTACAAAAACACTGCGGGTGTTTTTAAAGGAACAACCTACGAGTACCTCTCTGCACAAACAGGTTTGTATGATTCGCTGCTGTTTGTTGCAAGTCGATTAACGGGATTAACTGACGTTTTGAAAACAGGTAACGTTACATTGTTTGCAGCTAATAACAGGAGTTTTGAACTGGCTCTCTTTAATATTAATCAGGCCCGGAAAGATTCGATTCCTGCCATGCCGCAGGTATCATTGGCTACGATTGATTCTGCAACACTAGATACTATTGTGTGCCGCTATATTATTCCGGGATTACAACATACAGATAGTTTGAAAGGGTTTACAGATGGTAAACTGTACACATCGTATCGTCACAATTACAATATGCAATTGCAATATGTTGCTACCAATGCATCGGGTTATGTAGGCGGTGGTCCTAAAGCCATTTCGTTCAGCGATCCACGGAATTCCATTTTTACACGCAACTGGGTAAGAGTAAATACAATTACGGTTGATATTAAAACATCAAACGGAATGGTGCATCTGCTACCGCCCGGTCACGACTTTGGTTTTGGAAACGATTTTATTAAACGAGTGAATAAACGATAG